Proteins co-encoded in one Arthrobacter sp. ERGS1:01 genomic window:
- a CDS encoding nucleoside hydrolase codes for MTPSATRTVYLDCDTGVDDSLALAYLLADPATDLVGIGTVSGNCSAAQGARNTLDLLALAGRGTIPVAVGAHDPLAHPYDGGVPHIHGANGVGNVELPTADIEPRGGSAAELLIALSHEHAGELSIVTIGPMTNIALALRLDPTLPTRVKDLTIMGGAALVAGNVTPVAEANIWNDPEAASESIAADWDVTLVPLDITLENVLEESHREALENAGHPFVSALGRILDFYFDFYVDFYGRRASALHDPLATAIAVGGITPTNAPRVNVIVDTTDGPGRGQTICDLRGQRLGPVDQPGANCRVVLATDKPLAPLLVQSLLDYPATVDAS; via the coding sequence ATGACCCCCTCGGCAACCCGCACCGTTTACCTCGACTGCGACACGGGGGTCGACGACTCCCTGGCCCTTGCCTATCTGCTCGCCGACCCCGCAACCGATCTGGTGGGCATTGGCACCGTCAGCGGCAACTGCTCCGCCGCACAAGGGGCCCGCAACACCCTTGACCTGCTGGCGCTTGCCGGCCGGGGAACCATTCCCGTGGCAGTGGGCGCCCATGACCCGCTGGCCCACCCGTACGACGGCGGCGTTCCGCACATTCACGGCGCCAACGGCGTGGGCAACGTGGAATTACCCACGGCGGACATCGAACCGCGCGGCGGCAGTGCCGCCGAGCTGCTCATCGCACTGTCCCACGAACATGCCGGCGAGCTCTCGATCGTCACGATCGGGCCAATGACGAACATCGCCCTTGCCCTGCGCCTGGACCCCACACTGCCCACCCGAGTCAAGGACCTCACCATCATGGGCGGCGCCGCTCTGGTGGCCGGCAACGTCACCCCGGTCGCCGAGGCGAACATCTGGAACGATCCCGAAGCCGCGTCGGAATCCATCGCCGCAGACTGGGACGTGACCCTTGTCCCGCTCGACATTACGCTTGAAAACGTCCTGGAGGAATCCCACCGCGAGGCGCTTGAAAACGCGGGGCACCCGTTTGTCAGCGCCCTGGGCCGGATCCTCGACTTCTACTTTGACTTCTATGTGGACTTCTACGGGCGCCGCGCCTCGGCACTCCACGACCCCCTCGCCACGGCCATCGCGGTCGGCGGCATCACCCCCACGAACGCCCCCCGCGTCAACGTCATCGTTGACACAACCGACGGGCCCGGCCGCGGCCAGACCATCTGCGACCTGCGCGGGCAGCGCCTGGGCCCCGTGGACCAGCCCGGCGCCAACTGCAGGGTGGTCCTGGCCACCGACAAGCCGTTGGCCCCCCTGCTGGTGCAGAGCCTGCTCGACTACCCCGCGACCGTCGACGCCAGCTAG
- a CDS encoding alpha/beta hydrolase: MVFDPATLAFVDTGAPAAVRAATILPAVRENIELTTADGLTLVGELALPADGVVRATLITLHPLPTHGGFMDSHVYKKASYRLPALAGIAVLRFNTRGTASPRGTSGGAFDEGLGERLDVDAAVQFAVDRRLPNRWLVGWSFGTELVLKYGAVQPVAGQVEGAVLLSPPLHRAVDTDLAAWAAYGKPLTVLVPEFDDYLQPPAARERFAAVPQARLVAVAGAKHLWVGEKYAARALNEIASTVLGVAVELPTEWQGPVAALPATP; the protein is encoded by the coding sequence ATGGTTTTTGATCCCGCAACCCTTGCCTTTGTCGACACCGGCGCCCCGGCCGCGGTCCGTGCCGCCACGATCCTGCCCGCCGTGCGCGAAAACATTGAACTGACGACGGCGGACGGGCTGACCCTGGTGGGGGAGCTGGCCCTGCCGGCCGACGGCGTTGTCCGGGCAACGCTGATCACTCTGCACCCGCTGCCCACCCACGGCGGGTTCATGGACTCCCACGTCTACAAGAAGGCGTCCTACCGGCTGCCCGCCCTGGCCGGAATCGCGGTGCTGCGCTTCAACACCCGCGGCACGGCGTCCCCGCGCGGCACCAGCGGCGGCGCCTTTGACGAGGGGCTCGGCGAACGGCTCGACGTCGACGCCGCCGTGCAGTTCGCCGTGGATCGCAGACTGCCCAACCGCTGGCTGGTGGGGTGGTCCTTCGGCACCGAACTGGTGCTGAAGTATGGCGCCGTGCAGCCGGTGGCCGGCCAGGTCGAGGGTGCCGTGCTGCTCTCTCCGCCGCTGCACCGCGCCGTGGACACGGACTTGGCGGCCTGGGCGGCGTACGGGAAGCCGCTGACGGTCCTGGTTCCCGAGTTTGACGACTACCTCCAGCCGCCCGCAGCCCGCGAACGGTTTGCGGCCGTGCCGCAGGCCCGGCTGGTGGCCGTTGCCGGAGCCAAGCACCTCTGGGTTGGGGAGAAGTACGCGGCCCGGGCATTGAACGAGATCGCCTCCACGGTCCTGGGTGTCGCCGTGGAGCTGCCCACCGAATGGCAGGGCCCCGTCGCGGCGCTCCCCGCTACGCCCTAG